One window from the genome of Enterococcus haemoperoxidus ATCC BAA-382 encodes:
- a CDS encoding NCS2 family permease produces the protein MEKFFKLKENKTTISTEMVAGVTTFFAMSYILFVNPSILSQTGMPFQAVFLATIIASIIGTLIMGLFANVPYAQAPGMGLNAFFTFTVVFGLGYTWQQALAMVFICGLINVLITVTKIRKLIIKAIPESMQHAIGGGIGIFVAYVGIKNAKLLDFTVQAEPTKGVVNGNSIVPALGNFNNPEIILAVIGLVLTTVLVVLNVRGAILIGIVATTIIAIPLGVVDLSAIDWQANSLGNSISELGTTFGAAFGADGMQSLFSDASKIPQVLMTIIAFSLSDTFDTIGTFIGTGRRTGIFSKEDELALEDSKGFSTKMDKALFADAIATSIGAVFGTSNTTTYVESAAGIGAGGRTGLTSVVVAALFALSSLFSPLIAIVPAQATAPALILVGVMMLASFKDIEWTNLEEAIPAFFASIFMGLCYSISYGIAAGFIFYAIVKVAKGKFREISPILWVVNALFILNFIILAIL, from the coding sequence ATGGAAAAGTTTTTCAAATTAAAGGAAAACAAAACAACGATCTCAACTGAAATGGTGGCAGGGGTAACGACATTTTTTGCGATGAGCTATATTTTATTCGTAAATCCGTCGATTTTATCTCAAACGGGAATGCCGTTTCAAGCAGTATTTTTAGCAACGATTATTGCATCGATTATAGGAACTTTGATCATGGGACTATTTGCAAATGTCCCTTATGCTCAAGCACCAGGCATGGGATTAAATGCGTTTTTCACCTTTACTGTGGTTTTTGGCTTAGGGTATACCTGGCAACAAGCATTAGCAATGGTGTTTATCTGTGGACTAATCAATGTCTTGATTACTGTCACAAAAATACGAAAGTTGATCATCAAAGCTATACCAGAAAGCATGCAGCATGCAATTGGCGGCGGTATTGGAATTTTTGTTGCATATGTAGGTATCAAAAATGCAAAATTATTGGATTTTACAGTACAAGCTGAACCTACTAAGGGTGTTGTTAATGGCAATAGTATCGTTCCTGCTTTGGGAAATTTTAATAATCCAGAAATTATATTAGCTGTGATTGGATTAGTTTTGACCACGGTTTTAGTCGTGTTAAATGTTCGAGGTGCTATTTTGATTGGTATCGTAGCCACAACGATCATTGCGATTCCGCTAGGTGTCGTTGATTTGTCAGCGATTGACTGGCAAGCAAATTCTTTAGGAAATTCTATCAGTGAATTAGGGACGACTTTTGGTGCGGCTTTTGGTGCTGACGGTATGCAGTCGTTATTCAGTGATGCCTCAAAAATCCCTCAAGTTTTGATGACGATTATTGCGTTTAGCTTGTCAGACACATTTGATACGATCGGTACTTTTATTGGAACAGGACGCCGTACAGGAATATTTTCCAAAGAAGATGAGTTAGCATTGGAAGATAGTAAAGGTTTTTCTACAAAAATGGATAAAGCTTTGTTTGCAGATGCAATTGCAACATCAATCGGTGCTGTTTTTGGAACATCTAACACTACGACCTATGTTGAAAGTGCTGCAGGTATTGGAGCTGGTGGACGGACTGGCTTAACGTCAGTTGTGGTTGCTGCCTTGTTCGCATTAAGCAGTCTATTTTCACCACTGATTGCAATTGTTCCAGCACAAGCAACTGCTCCTGCACTGATTTTAGTGGGTGTGATGATGCTTGCTTCATTTAAAGATATTGAATGGACAAATTTAGAAGAAGCAATTCCTGCATTTTTCGCTTCTATTTTTATGGGATTATGTTATAGCATTTCTTATGGGATTGCAGCAGGCTTCATTTTTTATGCAATTGTTAAAGTTGCAAAAGGGAAATTCAGAGAAATTTCACCAATTCTTTGGGTCGTTAACGCACTGTTTATCCTGAATTTCATTATTTTGGCGATTTTGTAA